From a single Streptomyces misionensis genomic region:
- the trpS gene encoding tryptophan--tRNA ligase, whose protein sequence is MGDMASAEKPRVLSGIQPTAGSFHLGNYLGAVRQWVSLQESHDAFYMVVDLHAITVPQDPRELRANTRLAAAQLLAAGLDPDRCTLFVQSHVPEHAELAWVMNCLTGFGEASRMTQFKDKSAKQGAERASVGLFTYPILQVADILLYQANEVPVGEDQRQHIELTRDLAERFNGRFGQTFTIPSPYILKETAKIYDLQDPSIKMSKSASTPKGLINLLDDPKTTAKKVKSAVTDTDTVIRYDAEAKPGVSNLLTIYSTLTGTSVAELEREYEGKMYGALKTDLAEVMVEFVTPFKERTQQYLDDAETLDSILAKGAEKARAVAAETLAQAYDRVGFLPAKH, encoded by the coding sequence ATGGGGGACATGGCCTCTGCTGAAAAGCCTCGCGTGCTCTCCGGTATCCAGCCCACCGCCGGCTCGTTCCACCTCGGCAACTACCTCGGCGCCGTCCGCCAGTGGGTGTCGCTCCAGGAGAGCCACGACGCCTTCTACATGGTCGTCGACCTGCACGCGATCACGGTCCCGCAGGACCCGAGGGAACTGCGGGCCAACACCCGCCTGGCCGCCGCCCAGCTGCTCGCCGCCGGCCTGGACCCGGACCGCTGCACCCTGTTCGTGCAGAGCCACGTCCCGGAGCACGCCGAGCTGGCCTGGGTGATGAACTGCCTCACCGGCTTCGGCGAGGCGAGCCGGATGACCCAGTTCAAGGACAAGTCCGCCAAGCAGGGCGCCGAGCGGGCCTCCGTGGGCCTGTTCACGTACCCGATCCTCCAGGTCGCGGACATCCTGCTGTACCAGGCCAACGAGGTGCCGGTCGGCGAGGACCAGCGCCAGCACATCGAGCTGACCCGGGACCTGGCCGAGCGGTTCAACGGCCGCTTCGGGCAGACGTTCACGATCCCGTCGCCGTACATCCTCAAGGAGACGGCGAAGATCTACGACCTCCAGGACCCGTCGATCAAGATGAGCAAGTCGGCGTCCACGCCGAAGGGCCTCATCAACCTGCTGGACGACCCGAAGACCACCGCCAAGAAGGTCAAGAGCGCCGTCACCGACACCGACACGGTGATCCGCTACGACGCGGAGGCGAAGCCGGGCGTCTCCAACCTGCTCACCATCTACTCCACCCTCACCGGCACGTCCGTCGCGGAGCTGGAGCGGGAGTACGAGGGCAAGATGTACGGCGCCCTCAAGACCGACCTCGCCGAGGTGATGGTGGAGTTCGTGACGCCGTTCAAGGAGCGCACCCAGCAGTACCTGGACGACGCCGAGACGCTGGACTCGATCCTGGCCAAGGGCGCGGAGAAGGCGCGCGCCGTCGCCGCGGAGACGCTGGCGCAGGCGTACGACCGCGTCGGCTTCCTGCCGGCCAAGCACTGA
- a CDS encoding glycine hydroxymethyltransferase, which yields MPEPLSTESTAFRAALDVVRAVEPRVADAIGQEVTDQRAMLKLIASENYASPATLLAMGNWFSDKYAEGTVGRRFYAGCRNVDTVESLAAEHARELFGARHAYVQPHSGIDANLVAFWAVLADRVEVPFLEKTGARQVNDLTDADWAELRQAFGNQRMLGMSLDAGGHLTHGFRPNISGKMFDQRSYGTDPATGLIDYEALRAQAREFKPLIIVAGYSAYPRLVNFRIMREIADEVGATLMVDMAHFAGLVAGKVLTGDFDPVPHAQIVTTTTHKSLRGPRGGMVLCDDSLKDQVDRGCPMVLGGPLPHVMAAKAVALAEARQPSFQDYARRIVDNSRALAEGLMRRGATLVTGGTDNHLNLIDVATSYGLTGRQAEAALLESGIVTNRNAIPADPNGAWYTSGIRIGTPALTTRGLGTAEMDEVAGLIDRVLTTTEPGTTKSGAPSKAAHVLDEKVAQEIAQRATDLVSGFPLYPEVDLG from the coding sequence ATGCCAGAGCCCCTGTCCACCGAGTCCACCGCCTTCCGCGCCGCGCTCGACGTGGTCCGCGCCGTGGAGCCGCGGGTCGCCGACGCCATCGGCCAGGAGGTCACCGACCAGCGCGCGATGCTCAAGCTGATCGCCTCGGAGAACTACGCCTCGCCGGCCACCCTCCTCGCGATGGGCAACTGGTTCAGCGACAAGTACGCCGAGGGCACCGTCGGCCGCCGCTTCTACGCCGGCTGCCGCAACGTCGACACCGTCGAGTCCCTCGCCGCCGAGCACGCCCGGGAACTCTTCGGCGCCCGACACGCCTACGTCCAGCCGCACTCCGGCATCGACGCCAACCTCGTCGCCTTCTGGGCGGTGCTCGCCGACCGCGTCGAGGTCCCCTTCCTGGAGAAGACCGGCGCCCGCCAGGTCAACGACCTCACCGACGCCGACTGGGCCGAGCTGCGCCAGGCCTTCGGCAACCAGCGGATGCTCGGCATGTCCCTGGACGCCGGCGGCCACCTCACCCACGGCTTCCGCCCCAACATCTCCGGCAAGATGTTCGACCAGCGCTCCTACGGCACCGACCCGGCCACCGGCCTCATCGACTACGAGGCCCTGCGCGCCCAGGCCCGCGAGTTCAAGCCGCTGATCATCGTCGCGGGCTACTCGGCCTACCCCCGCCTGGTGAACTTCCGGATCATGCGCGAGATCGCCGACGAGGTCGGCGCGACCCTCATGGTCGACATGGCCCACTTCGCCGGCCTCGTCGCCGGCAAGGTCCTCACCGGCGACTTCGACCCGGTCCCGCACGCCCAGATCGTCACCACCACCACCCACAAGTCGCTGCGCGGCCCGCGCGGCGGCATGGTGCTGTGCGACGACTCCCTCAAGGACCAGGTGGACCGCGGCTGCCCGATGGTCCTCGGCGGTCCGCTGCCGCACGTCATGGCCGCCAAGGCGGTCGCCCTGGCCGAGGCCCGGCAGCCCTCCTTCCAGGACTACGCCCGGCGGATCGTGGACAACTCCCGCGCGCTCGCCGAGGGCCTGATGCGGCGGGGCGCCACCCTCGTGACGGGCGGCACGGACAACCACCTCAACCTGATCGACGTGGCGACCTCCTACGGCCTCACCGGCCGTCAGGCCGAGGCGGCGCTCCTGGAGTCCGGCATCGTCACCAACCGCAACGCCATCCCGGCCGACCCCAACGGCGCCTGGTACACCTCCGGCATCCGCATCGGCACCCCCGCCCTGACCACCCGCGGCCTCGGCACGGCGGAGATGGACGAGGTGGCGGGCCTGATCGACCGGGTCCTCACCACCACCGAACCGGGCACCACCAAGTCGGGCGCCCCCAGCAAGGCCGCCCACGTGCTGGACGAGAAGGTCGCGCAGGAGATCGCCCAGCGGGCGACGGACCTGGTGTCGGGCTTCCCGCTCTACCCGGAAGTCGACCTGGGCTGA